A region from the Gammaproteobacteria bacterium genome encodes:
- the nqrE gene encoding NADH:ubiquinone reductase (Na(+)-transporting) subunit E — translation MNAFFELFLRSVFLDNLALSFFLGMCTFLAVSKRVDTAFGVGLAMMVVQTVTVPVNNLIYNFLLAPGALDWAGLGDVDLSFLRLIAFIGVIAAMVQVLEMTLEFHVPKLHRAMGIFLPLITVNCAILGGSLFMVERSYGFAESVVFGFGTGLGWALAIVIFAAIRERLKYADIPEGLQGLGINFIVAGIMSLGFMAFAGMG, via the coding sequence ATGAACGCCTTTTTCGAACTGTTTCTGCGATCGGTTTTTCTCGACAACCTGGCACTGTCATTTTTCCTCGGCATGTGCACCTTTCTGGCAGTCTCCAAACGCGTCGATACCGCTTTTGGCGTGGGGCTGGCAATGATGGTCGTGCAAACTGTAACAGTACCGGTCAACAACCTGATTTATAACTTTCTGCTGGCGCCCGGGGCACTGGACTGGGCCGGGCTCGGCGATGTCGATCTTTCGTTTTTACGCCTGATTGCGTTTATCGGTGTTATCGCGGCGATGGTGCAGGTACTTGAAATGACGCTCGAGTTTCACGTACCAAAGCTGCACCGGGCGATGGGCATTTTCCTGCCATTGATCACGGTCAATTGCGCGATTCTTGGCGGCAGTCTGTTCATGGTCGAGCGCAGCTACGGGTTTGCCGAAAGCGTGGTCTTCGGCTTCGGGACGGGGTTGGGCTGGGCGCTTGCGATCGTGATATTTGCCGCGATTCGAGAGCGGCTCAAATATGCCGATATCCCCGAAGGCCTGCAGGGACTCGGGATAAATTTTATCGTCGCCGGCATCATGTCACTCGGTTTCATGGCGTTTGCAGGGATGGGCTGA